The following coding sequences are from one Streptomyces angustmyceticus window:
- a CDS encoding enhanced serine sensitivity protein SseB, giving the protein MTLPEQGIPQLAWPANELEEVLAVSVGHPGAGGRIVEVLGRSRVWVPLPNGGGPESAGPGARGLDLPTVELGGAAYVPVYSSEQEFLRTVGSHMSFTVAPAREFARGLPPHIGIAVNPDGTIGVPLPPPAVAELCRERHEAAGVPSGGRVRLFEPDWQDEPVDFLAAAGLEFSAAGIVLTARRALASVEGDTPALFIGVQLAADPAALHDGTAREAVLSALGRALGAVPVPWPVQLVMLDLAQGDPVGAWMLERVRPFYARDHS; this is encoded by the coding sequence ATGACATTGCCGGAGCAGGGGATACCGCAGCTGGCGTGGCCGGCGAACGAACTCGAAGAGGTGCTGGCCGTGTCGGTCGGGCATCCGGGCGCCGGTGGCCGGATCGTCGAGGTGCTGGGCCGCAGCCGGGTGTGGGTGCCGCTGCCCAACGGCGGCGGCCCGGAGAGCGCGGGCCCCGGCGCCCGCGGCCTCGACCTGCCGACCGTCGAGCTCGGCGGCGCGGCCTACGTCCCGGTCTACAGCTCCGAGCAGGAGTTCCTGCGGACGGTCGGCTCGCACATGTCCTTCACCGTCGCCCCGGCCCGGGAGTTCGCCCGCGGGCTGCCGCCGCACATCGGCATCGCGGTCAACCCCGACGGCACGATAGGTGTCCCGCTGCCGCCGCCCGCGGTGGCCGAACTGTGCCGTGAGCGCCACGAGGCGGCCGGTGTGCCCAGCGGCGGCCGGGTGCGGCTCTTCGAGCCGGACTGGCAGGACGAGCCGGTGGACTTCCTGGCCGCCGCCGGACTGGAGTTCTCCGCCGCCGGAATTGTCCTGACCGCCCGGCGTGCCCTGGCAAGTGTCGAGGGCGACACGCCCGCGCTGTTCATCGGTGTCCAGCTCGCCGCCGACCCCGCGGCACTGCACGACGGCACCGCCCGCGAGGCGGTACTGTCAGCCCTCGGACGTGCGCTCGGTGCCGTACCGGTGCCCTGGCCCGTACAGCTCGTCATGCTCGACCTCGCCCAGGGCGACCCGGTCGGCGCCTGGATGCTGGAGCGTGTGCGGCCCTTCTACGCCCGGGACCACTCGTAA
- the gcvT gene encoding glycine cleavage system aminomethyltransferase GcvT, giving the protein MTDAPRRTALDATHRALGATMTDFAGWDMPLRYSSERDEHVAVRTRAGLFDLSHMGEITVTGPQAADLLDYALVGNIGGVRTGRARYTMICEAGGGILDDLIVYRLADQEYMVVANASNAQVVLDALTARAGGFDAAIRDDRDAYALLAVQGPESPGILKKVTDADLDGLKYYAGLPGTVAGVEALIARTGYTGEDGFELFVRPADAVALWEALTEAGQDAGLVPCGLSCRDTLRLEAGMPLYGHELTTATTPFDAGLGRVVKFEKTTNDGDFVGRAALAAAAERAEANPPRKLVGLIAEGRRVPRAGYPVVTADGTVIGEVTSGAPSPTLGKPVAIAYVDAAYATPGTEGVCVDIRGSHEPYEVTALPFYKRQK; this is encoded by the coding sequence ATGACTGATGCCCCCCGCCGTACCGCGCTGGACGCCACCCATCGCGCGCTCGGCGCCACCATGACCGACTTCGCCGGCTGGGACATGCCGCTGCGCTACAGCAGCGAGCGGGACGAGCATGTCGCCGTCCGCACCCGCGCCGGCCTCTTCGACCTCTCCCACATGGGCGAGATCACCGTCACCGGCCCGCAGGCCGCCGACCTCCTCGACTACGCACTGGTCGGCAACATCGGCGGGGTCAGGACCGGCCGCGCCCGCTACACCATGATCTGCGAGGCCGGGGGCGGCATCCTCGACGACCTGATCGTCTACCGCCTCGCCGACCAGGAGTACATGGTCGTCGCCAACGCCTCCAACGCCCAGGTGGTGCTGGACGCGCTGACCGCCCGCGCCGGCGGCTTCGACGCCGCGATCCGCGACGACCGGGACGCCTACGCGCTGCTCGCGGTGCAGGGCCCGGAGTCCCCCGGCATCCTCAAGAAGGTCACCGACGCGGACCTGGACGGCCTGAAGTACTACGCCGGCCTGCCCGGCACCGTCGCCGGCGTCGAGGCGCTGATCGCCCGTACCGGCTACACCGGCGAGGACGGCTTCGAGCTGTTCGTCCGGCCCGCCGACGCGGTCGCCCTCTGGGAGGCGCTGACCGAGGCCGGCCAGGACGCCGGCCTGGTGCCCTGCGGCCTGTCCTGCCGCGACACCCTGCGCCTGGAGGCGGGCATGCCGCTGTACGGGCACGAGCTGACCACCGCGACCACCCCGTTCGACGCGGGCCTGGGCCGGGTCGTGAAGTTCGAGAAGACGACCAACGACGGCGACTTCGTCGGCCGTGCCGCGCTGGCGGCCGCCGCCGAGCGGGCCGAGGCGAACCCGCCGCGCAAGCTGGTCGGCCTGATCGCCGAGGGCCGCCGGGTCCCGCGCGCCGGCTACCCGGTCGTCACGGCCGACGGCACGGTCATCGGCGAGGTCACCTCCGGGGCCCCCTCCCCCACGCTCGGCAAGCCCGTCGCCATCGCCTATGTCGACGCCGCCTACGCCACACCGGGCACCGAGGGTGTCTGCGTGGACATCCGTGGAAGCCATGAGCCGTACGAGGTCACCGCGCTGCCGTTCTACAAGCGGCAGAAGTAA
- a CDS encoding ABC transporter permease, producing MTAPIETTGAAAEAQPEAVLKGVEARRIEGRSLGQIAWLRFRRDKVAVAGAIVVILLIAVAALSRPIQALLGLDPNSPNQSLIDPNTTLPKGDLGGMSGDHPLGVDPKFGRDLLARILEGSWVSLIVAFGATLLSVAIGTVLGVVAGFYRGRVDAFISRMMDVFLAFPLLLFAIAISASLQGGAFGMEGLPLHISVLIFVIGFFNWPYMGRIVRAQTLSLREREFVDAARGMGARGPFILFRELLPNLVGPIIVYSTLLIPSNILFEAALSFLGVGIQPPQASWGGMLNQAVKYYEVDPQYMIVPGLAIFVTVLAFNLLGDGLRDALDPRSR from the coding sequence GTGACCGCACCGATCGAGACCACCGGGGCGGCTGCCGAGGCGCAGCCGGAAGCGGTGCTGAAGGGCGTCGAGGCACGGCGGATCGAGGGGCGTTCGCTCGGTCAGATCGCATGGCTGCGCTTCCGGCGCGACAAGGTCGCGGTGGCCGGTGCCATCGTTGTCATCCTGCTGATCGCCGTCGCGGCGCTCTCCCGTCCGATCCAGGCCCTGCTGGGGCTGGACCCGAACAGCCCCAACCAGTCGCTGATCGACCCCAACACCACGCTCCCCAAGGGCGACCTCGGCGGCATGAGCGGGGACCATCCCCTGGGCGTGGACCCGAAGTTCGGGCGCGACCTGCTCGCCCGGATCCTGGAGGGCTCCTGGGTGTCGCTGATCGTGGCCTTCGGCGCGACGCTGCTGTCGGTGGCCATCGGCACCGTGCTCGGTGTGGTCGCCGGGTTCTACCGCGGGCGGGTGGACGCGTTCATCAGCCGGATGATGGACGTCTTCCTGGCCTTCCCGCTGCTGCTGTTCGCCATCGCGATCTCCGCCTCGCTGCAGGGCGGCGCCTTCGGTATGGAGGGCCTGCCGCTGCACATCTCGGTGCTGATCTTCGTGATCGGCTTCTTCAACTGGCCGTACATGGGCCGGATCGTGCGCGCGCAGACCCTGTCGCTGCGCGAGCGCGAGTTCGTGGACGCCGCCCGCGGCATGGGTGCGCGCGGGCCGTTCATCCTCTTCCGGGAGCTGCTGCCCAACCTGGTGGGGCCGATCATCGTCTACTCGACGCTGCTGATCCCCTCCAACATCCTCTTCGAGGCGGCGCTGAGCTTCCTGGGCGTCGGTATCCAGCCGCCCCAGGCGTCCTGGGGCGGCATGCTCAACCAGGCGGTCAAGTACTACGAGGTCGATCCCCAATACATGATCGTCCCCGGCCTCGCGATCTTCGTCACCGTGCTCGCGTTCAACCTGCTCGGCGACGGACTGAGGGACGCGCTGGACCCGCGCAGCCGCTGA
- the gcvH gene encoding glycine cleavage system protein GcvH: MSNPQQLRYSKEHEWLSGAEDGVSTVGITEHAANALGDVVYVQLPEVGATVAAGETCGELESTKSVSDLYSPVDGEITEVNEDVVNDPSLVNSAPFEGGWLFKVKISGEPGELLSADEYAAFITG, encoded by the coding sequence ATGAGCAACCCCCAGCAGCTGCGCTACAGCAAGGAGCACGAGTGGCTGTCGGGCGCCGAGGACGGCGTCTCGACGGTCGGCATCACCGAGCACGCGGCCAACGCGCTCGGCGACGTCGTCTACGTGCAGCTCCCCGAGGTCGGTGCCACCGTCGCGGCGGGCGAGACCTGCGGCGAGCTGGAGTCGACCAAGTCGGTCAGCGACCTCTACTCGCCCGTCGACGGTGAGATCACCGAGGTCAACGAGGACGTCGTCAACGACCCCTCGCTGGTGAACTCCGCCCCGTTCGAGGGCGGGTGGCTGTTCAAGGTGAAGATCAGCGGTGAGCCGGGCGAGCTGCTCTCGGCCGACGAGTACGCCGCCTTCATCACCGGCTGA
- a CDS encoding AAA family ATPase produces the protein MPPAVAPAAPPAAVPRAGRTPRRAVRPGRGAAVVDLRGPGRPAGAAELRFPAGDLVVVSGLPGSGKSTLMHRVVPPLDARGAAVHRIDSQDVRERWEHGRLRRLPYALYRPLVRAAHYLTLGRALRSGGSVVVHDCGTLAWVRGWIARSAVRGGRGLHLVLLDVPPEVARSGQESRGRGVSGYAFARHRRAVGRLVRAAESARLPKGVGSAVLLDRRSAGALETVRFD, from the coding sequence GTGCCTCCGGCCGTCGCGCCGGCGGCGCCGCCCGCCGCCGTGCCCCGGGCGGGCCGGACGCCGCGGCGCGCCGTCCGGCCGGGGCGTGGCGCCGCCGTCGTGGACCTGCGGGGCCCGGGGCGGCCGGCGGGCGCCGCCGAGCTGCGCTTCCCGGCCGGCGACCTGGTGGTGGTCTCCGGGCTGCCGGGCAGCGGCAAGAGCACCCTCATGCACCGCGTCGTGCCGCCGCTGGACGCCCGCGGCGCCGCGGTGCACCGCATCGATTCGCAGGACGTCCGCGAGCGCTGGGAGCACGGCAGGCTGCGCCGGCTGCCCTACGCGCTCTACCGCCCGCTGGTCCGCGCCGCCCACTACCTGACGCTGGGCCGTGCGCTGCGCTCCGGCGGGAGCGTGGTGGTGCACGACTGCGGCACCCTGGCGTGGGTGCGCGGCTGGATCGCGCGGTCGGCTGTGCGCGGCGGGCGCGGGCTGCATCTGGTGCTGCTCGACGTGCCGCCCGAGGTGGCCCGCTCCGGCCAGGAGTCGCGCGGGCGCGGCGTGTCGGGGTACGCCTTCGCGCGCCACCGCAGGGCGGTGGGCCGGCTGGTCCGCGCGGCGGAGTCGGCGCGGCTGCCGAAGGGGGTCGGCTCGGCCGTGCTGCTCGACCGGCGGTCGGCGGGCGCACTGGAGACGGTGCGCTTCGACTGA
- a CDS encoding ABC transporter substrate-binding protein, with translation MRRSVPVAAVAAITSAGLLLAGCSGGKGSSEGSGEANAATKGIVNASDAKGGTVTYAISDAPESFDPGNTYYAFIYNFSRLYARPLTTFKPGPGAKGNELTPDLAESMGKPSDGGKTWTYKIRKGVKYDDGSTVTSQDVKYAVERSNFARDTLSLGPNYFQQFLKDNDGGYKGPYKDKSKAGLKSIETPDDQTIVFHLKQPFAEFDYLVSAPQTAPVPQAKDKGADYTKSVLSTGSYKFESYQEGKKLTLVRNPQWSAKTDPLRKQLPDKIVLNLKVAQSTIDKDLQSGNTLVDLAGRGVDGQTQAQLLTDPKEKGNTDNALGQRLVYTAINTKVKPFDNVECRKAVEYAIDKKAVQTSLGGPIRGELASTVLPTDIEGYQKYDLYPQKYDGDKLDLTEAKKHWDKCGAGKTTTTILARNDRQDEVDAATSVIDSLKKIGVNAKIQSYPTSKYFSDYAGVPKFNKKNNVGLIMMQWGSDFPTGYGYLQQILNGKAISQSGNTNLSELDDPEINKLLDTAIANTDKAAREKAYAEIDKKTMEQAALVPLTYFKVLMYRSPKATNLVSTSAFSGQYDYLNIGVKK, from the coding sequence ATGCGAAGGTCAGTTCCGGTCGCGGCTGTCGCGGCCATCACCAGTGCGGGCCTTTTGCTGGCCGGCTGCAGCGGGGGCAAGGGCTCCTCGGAGGGCTCGGGCGAGGCGAACGCCGCCACCAAGGGCATCGTCAACGCCTCGGACGCGAAGGGCGGCACGGTCACCTACGCGATCAGCGACGCCCCCGAGTCGTTCGACCCGGGCAACACGTACTACGCCTTCATCTACAACTTCAGCCGCCTCTACGCGCGCCCGCTGACCACCTTCAAGCCGGGGCCGGGCGCCAAGGGCAACGAGCTGACCCCGGACCTCGCCGAGTCGATGGGCAAGCCCAGCGACGGCGGCAAGACCTGGACGTACAAGATCCGCAAGGGCGTCAAGTACGACGACGGCTCCACGGTCACCTCGCAGGACGTCAAGTACGCGGTCGAGCGCAGCAACTTCGCGCGCGACACCCTCTCGCTGGGCCCGAACTACTTCCAGCAGTTCCTCAAGGACAACGACGGCGGCTACAAGGGTCCCTACAAGGACAAGAGCAAGGCCGGTCTGAAGTCCATCGAGACGCCGGACGACCAGACGATCGTCTTCCACCTCAAGCAGCCGTTCGCCGAGTTCGACTACCTGGTCAGCGCCCCGCAGACCGCTCCGGTCCCGCAGGCCAAGGACAAGGGCGCGGACTACACCAAGTCCGTGCTGTCCACCGGCTCGTACAAGTTCGAGAGCTACCAGGAGGGCAAGAAGCTCACCCTGGTCCGCAACCCGCAGTGGTCCGCGAAGACCGACCCGCTGCGCAAGCAGCTGCCGGACAAGATCGTCCTGAACCTCAAGGTCGCCCAGTCCACGATCGACAAGGACCTCCAGTCCGGCAACACCCTGGTGGACCTGGCAGGACGCGGTGTCGACGGGCAGACGCAGGCCCAGCTCCTGACCGACCCCAAGGAGAAGGGCAACACCGACAACGCCCTCGGCCAGCGCCTGGTCTACACGGCGATCAACACCAAGGTGAAGCCGTTCGACAACGTCGAGTGCCGCAAGGCCGTCGAGTACGCCATCGACAAGAAGGCCGTGCAGACCTCGCTCGGCGGCCCGATCCGCGGTGAGCTGGCCTCCACGGTCCTGCCGACCGACATCGAGGGCTACCAGAAGTACGACCTGTACCCGCAGAAGTACGACGGCGACAAGCTGGACCTGACCGAGGCCAAGAAGCACTGGGACAAGTGCGGCGCCGGCAAGACCACGACCACCATCCTGGCCCGCAACGACCGCCAGGACGAGGTCGACGCGGCCACCTCGGTCATCGACTCGCTGAAGAAGATCGGCGTCAACGCCAAGATCCAGTCGTACCCGACCAGCAAGTACTTCTCGGACTACGCCGGTGTGCCGAAGTTCAACAAGAAGAACAACGTCGGCCTGATCATGATGCAGTGGGGCTCGGACTTCCCGACCGGCTACGGCTACCTCCAGCAGATCCTGAACGGCAAGGCGATCAGCCAGTCCGGCAACACCAACCTGTCGGAGCTGGACGACCCGGAGATCAACAAGCTGCTCGACACCGCCATCGCCAACACCGACAAGGCGGCCCGCGAGAAGGCGTACGCCGAGATCGACAAGAAGACGATGGAGCAGGCGGCGCTGGTCCCGCTCACCTACTTCAAGGTCCTGATGTACCGCTCGCCGAAGGCCACCAACCTGGTCTCCACCTCGGCCTTCAGCGGTCAGTACGACTACCTCAACATCGGCGTCAAGAAGTAG
- the glyA gene encoding serine hydroxymethyltransferase: protein MSLLNSSLHELDPDVAAAVDAELHRQQSTLEMIASENFAPVAVMEAQGSVLTNKYAEGYPGRRYYGGCEHVDVVEQIAIDRIKALFGAEAANVQPHSGAQANAAAMFALIKPGDTILGLNLAHGGHLTHGMKINFSGKLYNVVPYHVDEKTNLVDMEEVERLAKEHRPKLIVAGWSAYPRQLDFAAFRRIADEVGAYLMVDMAHFAGLVAAGLHPNPVPHAHVVTTTTHKTLGGPRGGVILSTQELAKKINSAVFPGQQGGPLEHVIAAKAVSFKVAASDDFKERQQRTLDGARILAERLVQDDVKQHGVSVLSGGTDVHLVLVDLRDSELDGQQAEDRLHEVGITVNRNAIPNDPRPPMVTSGLRIGTPALATRGFGAEDFREVADIIAEALKPAYDAEALKARVTALAGKFPLYPSL, encoded by the coding sequence ATGTCGCTTCTGAACAGCTCCCTCCATGAGCTCGACCCCGATGTCGCCGCCGCCGTCGACGCCGAACTCCACCGCCAGCAGTCCACCCTCGAAATGATCGCGTCGGAGAACTTCGCCCCCGTCGCCGTCATGGAGGCCCAGGGCTCCGTCCTCACCAACAAGTACGCCGAGGGCTACCCCGGCCGCCGCTACTACGGCGGCTGCGAGCACGTCGATGTCGTCGAGCAGATCGCCATCGACCGCATCAAGGCCCTCTTCGGCGCCGAGGCCGCGAACGTCCAGCCGCACTCCGGCGCCCAGGCCAACGCCGCCGCCATGTTCGCCCTGATCAAGCCGGGCGACACCATCCTGGGCCTGAACCTCGCCCACGGTGGTCACCTGACCCACGGCATGAAGATCAACTTCAGCGGCAAGCTCTACAACGTGGTGCCCTACCACGTCGACGAGAAGACCAACCTCGTCGACATGGAGGAGGTCGAGCGCCTCGCCAAGGAGCACCGCCCCAAGCTGATCGTCGCCGGCTGGTCGGCCTACCCCCGCCAGCTCGACTTCGCCGCGTTCCGCCGGATCGCCGACGAGGTGGGCGCCTACCTCATGGTCGACATGGCGCACTTCGCCGGCCTGGTCGCGGCGGGGCTGCACCCCAACCCGGTGCCGCACGCCCACGTGGTGACCACCACCACCCACAAGACCCTGGGCGGCCCCCGCGGCGGTGTGATCCTGTCCACCCAGGAGCTCGCCAAGAAGATCAACTCCGCGGTCTTCCCCGGTCAGCAGGGCGGTCCGCTGGAGCACGTCATCGCGGCCAAGGCCGTCTCCTTCAAGGTCGCCGCGTCCGACGACTTCAAGGAGCGCCAGCAGCGCACCCTCGACGGCGCCCGGATCCTGGCCGAGCGCCTGGTCCAGGACGACGTCAAGCAGCACGGCGTCTCCGTCCTGTCCGGCGGCACCGACGTCCACCTCGTCCTCGTCGACCTGCGCGACAGCGAGCTGGACGGCCAGCAGGCCGAGGACCGCCTCCACGAGGTCGGGATCACCGTCAACCGCAACGCGATCCCCAACGACCCCCGGCCCCCGATGGTGACCTCCGGTCTGCGCATCGGCACCCCCGCGCTCGCCACCCGCGGCTTCGGGGCCGAGGACTTCCGCGAGGTCGCCGACATCATCGCCGAGGCCCTCAAGCCCGCCTACGACGCCGAGGCCCTCAAGGCCCGCGTCACCGCGCTCGCGGGCAAGTTCCCGCTGTACCCGTCCCTGTGA
- a CDS encoding enhanced serine sensitivity protein SseB C-terminal domain-containing protein, with product MSAGAHQGPAAAGALEQLLQQVSPGRYDAYEALLHALAAGQVWMLLWHGRAGMPDAQYGNMEVEGLGYAPCVTSAPELAASGWNRDHEVVTGPEIAAALFPDRWGLWLNPHAPGGGVGIPWLDLRRIAGGLDRLPAGPLRISEPVIDIPQFYALLAQNAHRTPAVRSLRRAWVQPALGAPYLAIGLDLYDTGQQAVDSVRLMIQQSIGAVPDGLPVSTVAMNDEYDPVGMWMRASTRPFFDRDGYVQPPGQPAPAPSYGYGYPRPY from the coding sequence GTGAGCGCGGGTGCGCATCAGGGGCCGGCGGCGGCCGGAGCGCTGGAGCAACTGCTCCAGCAGGTCTCGCCCGGCCGTTACGACGCCTATGAGGCGCTGCTGCACGCGCTCGCCGCGGGCCAGGTCTGGATGCTGCTGTGGCACGGCCGGGCCGGAATGCCCGACGCGCAGTACGGGAACATGGAGGTCGAGGGCCTCGGCTACGCGCCGTGCGTGACCTCGGCCCCCGAACTCGCCGCCTCCGGCTGGAACCGCGACCACGAGGTCGTCACGGGTCCGGAGATCGCCGCCGCGCTCTTCCCCGACCGCTGGGGCCTGTGGCTCAATCCGCACGCCCCCGGCGGCGGCGTCGGCATCCCGTGGCTGGATCTGCGCCGGATCGCCGGAGGTCTGGACCGGCTGCCCGCCGGTCCGCTGCGGATCTCGGAACCGGTCATCGACATCCCGCAGTTCTACGCGCTGCTCGCCCAGAACGCCCACCGCACGCCCGCCGTCCGGTCGCTGCGCCGGGCGTGGGTGCAGCCGGCGCTCGGCGCCCCTTATCTGGCGATCGGTCTGGATCTGTACGACACCGGCCAGCAAGCGGTGGATTCGGTGCGGTTGATGATCCAGCAGTCGATCGGCGCGGTGCCGGACGGCCTGCCCGTCTCCACGGTCGCGATGAACGACGAGTACGACCCGGTCGGCATGTGGATGCGGGCGTCCACGCGCCCCTTCTTCGACCGTGACGGCTACGTCCAGCCGCCCGGCCAGCCGGCCCCCGCGCCGTCGTACGGCTACGGCTACCCGCGCCCCTACTGA
- a CDS encoding phosphatase PAP2 family protein has product MTASGPAATPVPPTAPRRRPGTVPLLLLAAVCAALFAAVALTVSLRQGTPLAPERAALRWSTAHHGEPLRSLARALTATGSGPVPYLLVVLAGLLAGRGAAGRLRAVLCAVAVLAAGQAIRYGLMELLARPRPPAADWAAHASGYAFPSGHATTSALAAGILAWGIARFARPGVARTWCAVLALWAAGVGLTRVYLGVHWPGDVLGGWLLAAALLALALLLEPLALPERDRPTRPGARPSSRPFP; this is encoded by the coding sequence GTGACGGCGTCCGGGCCGGCCGCGACGCCGGTGCCGCCCACCGCCCCGCGTCGGCGCCCCGGCACCGTCCCGCTGCTGCTCCTCGCCGCCGTGTGCGCCGCGCTCTTCGCCGCCGTGGCGCTCACCGTGTCCCTGCGCCAGGGGACCCCGCTCGCCCCCGAACGCGCCGCCCTTCGCTGGTCGACCGCCCACCACGGCGAGCCCCTGCGCTCCCTGGCCCGCGCGCTCACCGCCACCGGCAGCGGACCGGTGCCCTATCTGCTGGTGGTGCTCGCCGGCCTGCTGGCCGGGCGGGGCGCGGCGGGCCGGCTGCGCGCGGTGCTCTGCGCCGTCGCCGTCCTCGCCGCCGGCCAGGCGATCCGCTACGGCCTGATGGAACTGCTCGCCCGCCCCCGCCCGCCTGCCGCCGACTGGGCCGCGCACGCCTCCGGCTACGCGTTCCCCTCCGGCCACGCCACCACCTCCGCGCTGGCGGCCGGCATCCTGGCCTGGGGCATCGCCCGGTTCGCCCGCCCCGGCGTGGCGCGCACCTGGTGCGCGGTGCTCGCGCTCTGGGCCGCCGGGGTCGGTCTCACCCGCGTCTACCTGGGCGTCCACTGGCCGGGCGACGTCCTGGGCGGCTGGCTGCTGGCGGCCGCCCTGCTCGCCCTCGCGCTGCTCCTGGAGCCGCTCGCCCTGCCAGAACGCGACCGCCCCACCCGGCCCGGCGCACGCCCCTCGTCACGGCCATTCCCATGA
- a CDS encoding phosphatase PAP2 family protein yields MSAAAASSQVTAVSQVVDGRGADPLALGGASIDGGPYLWITGLVRHVPHGLNTLVSYWSDYGLVLFAVLMLIGWWRARNGGSGAMALALAAPVVVIAAFLVDDLVKALFGEERPCRTLAAATLQPCPGPGDWSFPSNHATLAAAAAVALLLCDRQLGRIAVPAALLMAASRVWVGAHYPHDAVAGLAVGALVARGLIPLARRAAPAVDRIRASRLRPLVAAR; encoded by the coding sequence ATGTCTGCAGCCGCAGCGTCTTCGCAGGTGACAGCGGTCTCGCAGGTCGTGGACGGGCGCGGGGCCGACCCTCTCGCCCTCGGGGGAGCCTCGATCGACGGCGGCCCGTACCTGTGGATCACCGGACTCGTCCGGCACGTCCCGCACGGCCTGAACACCCTCGTGTCCTACTGGAGCGACTACGGGCTCGTCCTCTTCGCCGTGCTGATGCTGATCGGCTGGTGGCGGGCGCGCAACGGCGGCTCCGGTGCCATGGCCCTGGCGCTGGCCGCCCCCGTCGTCGTGATCGCCGCGTTCCTCGTCGACGACCTGGTCAAGGCCCTCTTCGGCGAGGAACGCCCCTGCCGGACGCTGGCCGCGGCCACCCTCCAGCCCTGCCCCGGGCCCGGCGACTGGTCCTTCCCCAGCAACCACGCCACCCTCGCCGCGGCGGCCGCGGTCGCCCTGCTGCTGTGCGACCGGCAACTGGGCCGGATCGCCGTACCGGCCGCGCTCCTGATGGCGGCCTCGCGCGTCTGGGTCGGTGCGCACTACCCGCACGACGCCGTCGCCGGTCTGGCCGTCGGCGCGCTGGTCGCCCGGGGGCTCATCCCGCTCGCCCGGCGCGCGGCCCCCGCCGTCGACCGGATCCGGGCCTCCCGGCTGCGCCCCCTGGTGGCCGCGCGGTGA
- a CDS encoding L-serine ammonia-lyase — protein MAISVFDLFSIGIGPSSSHTVGPMRAARMFVGRLKKDGLLAQTVTVRAELFGSLGATGHGHGTPKAVLLGLEGHSPRTVDVESADAEVERIRQTKRLRLLGAEIGAAHEIDFDESAELILHRRRALPYHANGMTLFAYDAAGAPLLEKTYYSVGGGFVVDEDAVAGENPIVPDDTVLTHPFRTGDELLRLSQQTGLSISALMLENEKAWRTEDEIRAGLLEIWNVMQACVTRGMSREGILPGGLKVRRRAANAARALRSEGDAAARAMEWTTLYAMAVNEENADGGRVVTAPTNGAAGIIPAVLHYYVNFVPGADEDGVVRFLLAAGAIGMLFKENASISGAEVGCQGEVGSACSMAAGGLAEVLGGSPEQVENAAEIGMEHNLGLTCDPVGGLVQIPCIERNGMAAVKAVTAARMALRGDGRHHVSLDKVIKTMKDTGADMSVKYKETARGGLAVNIIEC, from the coding sequence GTGGCCATCTCCGTCTTCGACCTCTTCTCCATCGGCATCGGCCCGTCCAGCTCCCACACCGTCGGCCCGATGCGCGCCGCCCGGATGTTCGTCGGACGCCTCAAGAAGGACGGTCTGCTCGCCCAGACGGTCACCGTGCGCGCCGAGCTGTTCGGCTCGCTGGGCGCCACCGGCCACGGCCACGGCACCCCCAAGGCCGTCCTGCTCGGCCTGGAGGGCCACTCCCCGCGCACCGTCGACGTCGAGTCCGCCGACGCCGAGGTCGAGCGCATCCGGCAGACCAAGCGGCTGCGGCTGCTCGGCGCGGAGATAGGCGCCGCGCACGAGATCGACTTCGACGAGTCGGCCGAGCTGATCCTGCACCGGCGCCGGGCCCTGCCCTACCACGCCAACGGCATGACCCTCTTCGCCTACGACGCCGCCGGCGCCCCCCTGCTGGAGAAGACCTACTACTCGGTCGGCGGCGGCTTCGTCGTCGACGAGGACGCGGTCGCCGGCGAGAACCCGATCGTGCCGGACGACACCGTCCTGACCCACCCCTTCCGCACCGGCGACGAGCTGCTGCGGCTGTCGCAGCAGACCGGCCTGTCGATCTCCGCCCTGATGCTGGAGAACGAGAAGGCCTGGCGCACCGAGGACGAGATCCGCGCGGGCCTGCTGGAGATCTGGAACGTCATGCAGGCCTGCGTGACCCGCGGTATGTCCCGTGAGGGGATCCTGCCGGGCGGCCTGAAGGTGCGGCGCCGCGCCGCGAACGCCGCCCGCGCCCTGCGCTCCGAGGGCGACGCGGCCGCGCGCGCGATGGAGTGGACCACCCTCTACGCGATGGCCGTCAACGAGGAGAACGCGGACGGCGGCCGGGTGGTGACCGCCCCCACCAACGGCGCCGCCGGCATTATCCCCGCGGTCCTGCACTACTACGTCAACTTCGTGCCCGGCGCCGACGAGGACGGCGTGGTCCGCTTCCTCCTCGCCGCCGGCGCGATCGGCATGCTCTTCAAGGAGAACGCCTCCATCTCCGGCGCCGAGGTCGGCTGCCAGGGCGAGGTCGGCTCCGCCTGCTCCATGGCCGCCGGCGGCCTCGCCGAGGTCCTCGGCGGCTCCCCCGAGCAGGTCGAGAACGCCGCCGAGATCGGCATGGAGCACAACCTCGGCCTGACCTGCGACCCCGTCGGCGGCCTCGTGCAGATCCCCTGCATCGAGCGCAACGGCATGGCCGCCGTCAAGGCCGTCACCGCGGCCCGCATGGCCCTGCGCGGCGACGGCCGCCACCACGTCTCCCTCGACAAGGTCATCAAGACCATGAAGGACACCGGCGCCGACATGTCCGTCAAGTACAAGGAGACGGCCCGCGGCGGGCTCGCGGTGAACATCATCGAGTGCTGA